Within Vanessa atalanta chromosome 11, ilVanAtal1.2, whole genome shotgun sequence, the genomic segment CAAGTGACAAGTGATTTGTATCGGATAATTAAAACCAAAACCTGTGTTATGtacatgaattattaatttataagtgttAGTTATTTTAATCCAAACTTTTCTTACCTCGAACTCCTCATCACTTAAGTGTTTCGTGTTGTAGGGATCGCAAGCTAACATTAAGAATTCCAATCCTTGGCTCGCCCATCTACGGTTAAACGATAATATATTgagatactaaattaaaatgtactcatattatttattttattgatattaaaataattaaaattaatagaatctCAGCTGGACAACGGTAACTATTTCCTACTTccgaattcaaattatttatttttctgatatGGGTTTACACAAAGatcgataattaaaaatagggCTCCATATCTTCTCACGGGCGGGTGAGTGTTAATATTGTACTAATGTTTTTAGAGCGGGGTCATTCTCGCGTCGCAGCAGCAACGCTCGTATAACTCCAAAGGAAGGCGTGTCGGGCTGCGCACCGGGGCCGCAGGCCGCGCCCGCGCTCGCAGCGCTCCACCACGAACGACATCCAGCAGCGCGCGAACTGCACcaccgcgcgcgccgcccgccccgCGCACGCctccgcgcccgcgcccgccgccgcctccgccgccgcctccgccgccgcctccgccgccgcctgCCGGCCGCGCCGTGAAATATAACTATAATCGTATGCAGAAGTTGACTTTCTACGGGCGAACGAGCGCCGACTCCCGACTCACCCCCGTCCCGTCGAAGCCGCTCTCGTCGAGCGCGCTCGGTTCGACCTCCTCGCCGATGCTCTCGGACCTCAGGAATTTCGACTTCCGCGGCGACTCCGTGACGCTGGGTCGCGGGGCCGGCGGCCGCGGGGAGGAGCTGTTCGCGAATCGGTGTAGTTCCCTGTGAATCTGAAACGAGTGATTACGTTATTTTGAATCAAATTTACCTCCATCGATTGTAATTTCACGACAGACATGTATAGCAGTTCCAAAGTACCACCACCATAGTTAGATATAACAAACCTTGTGTTTCTAAAAAAGTCGAAGTGTTACGACATTTATACAAActgatattttatgataattcgAAACAATCGGTACGTCACACTGGAAAGCTCCAAACCAGGCTCATATTAGTTGTTTTAAATGAAGCAGACTTTACTCTGAACAAACTGATAGAaccaatgaataaaaataatccacACAGACGAAgagtaattacaaataaacgaaATGATGAGGCTTAGAACACGAACACGACCAAAACCAAAGCGAAGCGGACCGATCCGACGCAATCGTTCGCCCACTCGGAGTGCGGTCATTACCGGGTTGATGGACTCGTGTATGAGCATAGTCTCCGGTCTTTTCCTCCGCAGTCGAGGGGTTTGGGGGCGGGAGGGTTGGAGGGAGGAGGGGCGCAGACGACGCGCTCGGCGCTCGAGCTGATCCTTGAAGGGGGCCTGCGCGAATTTGTGCAACTCGGTGTGCAGCTGCAACATTGCGTGCGGTTAGTGACGCTCTGCGGGCATGCGGGCGTGCGTACTTGCGTGCGTACGTGCGTGCGTAATTGCGTGCgtgcttaatattttatttgaattatcattatgattttttaaaatatatatatatatatgcaatatattacatattatctatcacttttaaaattaattacatgcaATTATATATCTTCTATCACTATTCACTGCGGTTAATAAATACGAATTTTAGTATGTttagcttaaatatattattattaattataatttgttatttttaataaaagtaagtaagttaaatttccttttttttataaaggttaGATCTAACTGAAAACCGTAAGATTtctagacaaataaaataaataaagggcCTACGTGCGATTTCTAAATAGCCGACTATTTCTAGGTTATATGAGTATAAAAAcccaaaacaacaatattttttgtctattttaggAAATGGCTGCagcctaataaaaataaaaacacaataactaCAAGATAACAATTCCGTTCCCATTGGTTAGTATTAACACAGCAAGGATTATGCTTAAATGTTAAAAAGGAGATAACGAAAATATcgatgaaatattaacaatattaattttttttattatttcatcgaCGCGAGGGATTACAAAATTCAGAAACTGTTTCAATTCCGTTGTCCGTTCCGGTGTCAACAATTGATATGTCACCTTATGAAGGACTTTTTtatggaaattataaaaaaacaaacttatttatgTGTAAATTCATTATCTACTTGTGTGTGTCTACACAAGTGACAAACATAGTCGCGAATCTAAAGCGAGTAGGTCTCCTAAATGATCGATCTATAATGATcggtttataaatttaagtgaATATAGATGTATCGCTACATGACATGACCCGACGTGGTCGCGGGCGGCGCTCACCTCGAAGCCCAGCTTGTAGACCTGCAGCAGCAGCTCCCGCACGCGCGCGCCCAGGCTGTCGCGGATGTCGCGCGGCAGCTCGGCCGACGACAGCGACGCCGAGCGGCTGCTCTTCAGGATCAGCGCCGTGTGGCGCACCAGGCAGTCGCGGATCGCCATGAGGCTGTTCTGTGGAGCGCACGGGCGTGAGTAGCGGCGTcgcgggcggcgggcggcgggcggGCCGAGGGCTACGTACGAAGATGCGCGCGCGCAGCGGCGGCGGCAGGCGGGCGGCCAGCGCGCGCGCCCAGTGCGCGGCCTGCAGCGCCGCGTCGCGCTCGCCCGCGTAGATGCACTGCGTCTCGCGGCACAGCGTGTACACCAGGTACCTGCGCCGAGCGGGAGGTTACGTCGCGGTGGAGCCGGTCCTCTCTCGTGTTCGACTTATGTTGACACGTATCAGTTGTACCGATTAATCGTATCTGTTAACCGactactttttattattcattttatatttagtcaCCTTTGATCGTCCAGGTCGGATGGGTCGCTCTTCTCGAGTTCCATTACATGGGCAAACTTTTCCTCGAATCGGTTGAGCACTCTGTTCAGCTGATTACACGCCATATCTCTGCGGACGAAAGTAATGGTaagaaactaataataatatgtaacatcACTTTTCGGTTTGCCGAACTTAATTCGAAGCGAAAAACGCGCAAATTTAGCCAGGCGCTGCGTGAAGGCCCCCCGCCCCCCCAGTCTGCGAGCGGTACTCACGCGAAGGCGGCGGGCGcgagcgcggcggcgggcggcgcgcgcgcggccaGGCGCTGCGTGAGGGCCCCCCGCCCCCCCTGTCTGCGAGCGGTACTCACGCGAAGGCGGCGGGCGcgagcgcggcggcgggcggcgcgcgcgcggccaGGCGCTGCGTGAGGGCCCCCCGCCCCCCCTGTCTGCGAGCGGTACTCACGCGAAGGCGGCGGGCGcgagcgcggcggcgggcggcgcgcgcgcggccaGGCGCTGCGTGAGGGCCCCCCGCCCCCCCTGTCTGCGAGCGGTACTCACGCGAAGGCGGCGGGCGcgagcgcggcggcgggcggcgcgcgcgcggccaGGCGCTGCGTGAGGGCCCCCCGCCCCCCCTGTCTGCGAGCGGTACTCACGCGAAGGCGGCGGGCGcgagcgcggcggcgggcggcgcgcgcgcggccaGGCGCTGCGTGAGGGCCCCCCGCCCCCCCTGTCTGCGAGCGGTACTCACGCGAAGGCGGCGGGCGcgagcgcggcggcgggcggcgcgcgcgcggccaGGCGCTGCGTGAAGGCCCACTCGCCCGCCAGCTGCGCGCGGCTCAGCGACTCCTTCTCCGACATGATGCGCAGGTAGGACAGGTACTGCTGCAGCGCGGTGGCCACGGTGCCGTCGTAGGTGTGCAGCAGCTGGCGCAGCGCGGCGGGCGTGGCCCCGCACAGCGCCGCCTGCACGTTGCGGGCGAACGACGCGCGCACCTCCGCTGAGATGTCCAGTCCCTCCTTCAACTCGTGGATCAGCTGCagatttattgtaaaatgttaacTTCATCTATTTAGAATCTGACccttaattttatatgttcGATAATCAATTTATGATAGTGAAAGTAAAATCCTATTGCGTTTGTTATTTAAACCTAAAAACATTGTCTCTAATGTATATCTCTCCATCCAGAGGGTACATGCGGCTCGGAGAGGCTGTCCCTATCTCGCCGTGACGccgaataaatatattcaaatttaaaatcattgtcAATTGACCCGTATGCGGTCAGAGATAATCgtggaattatattttttttcaacaccattttaataagtatagtaGTATCATTAACTTTGAATTACCTGTTTGATTGTGAGACAAGAGGGGTGTTCAGGTCTGCCCTCCATCCTCAGCGAGAGGTAGTCATGCACTGCTTCCATGCTGATGCTGGTCAACAGTAGGAAATGATTGCGATAGGAGGGCAAACGCATGGACAGGGTCTCCTTACTCCAGCAAccatatctaataaataaataaaaaaaaaataaacacaaacacaATAAACATTCCAATACTTTTGTTAAATCTTGAAACAAATGAAAGCATTTAGTTGTttatttgtgcaagcccatctgggtaggtaccactcactcatcaggtATTTTGCCGTTTGATACCAATAAATGTATTCCTAGTTTATGGGTGAGGGAGCCAATGCAACTACATACACAAGGTAgaaaacatctttgttcccaaggttgatggcgcgttggcgatgtaatgaatggttaatatttcatacatatcAATGTCCGTGGTAGTGATgaacacttaacatcaggttgcccatttggCCGTCCGCCTagctattacataaataaacctaAGTAAAATACGTACCTGCGAAATTCGTACGTGTTGTTAATGTCGTCATTCTCGTCAGCCTTATTTTCTGTTTCTTTGGTACCTTCAAACACTTCCGACGTATCTTCTTCTCCAAAGCTGTCAGCCTGCAAAACAATGgtcatatttttgatatatgtatacgtTATAAATTACACGGCAAAAACTCACAAATGAAGAGAGAACTCACAAGAGAACGGTGGCCGTTAATCAGAAGGCTGATTAACGGCCACCGTTCTCTTGTAAGGCTTTAggtgtttatcttttttctgtAAAACTAGTAAACCCAGTGATAAACTGGGCTTTGACTAAAGTCGTCTAAGTAACTGAGTAGATAGACCCAATTAATCTATCtaaataacaacaatttctCACAGTTCCAGTGTTTTTTGACGAAGGTGGAAACTATCAGGTATTATCAGGTATACATATTGATCTAAAGCTATTCACTGACGAAGGTCAAgtctatttgtaataattaaacgatCCATAATTTAAAGTGGTCATATCATAAGTAGTCTGActcccaaaaaaaataattgaacataTGAAAACTCAGTGTTGCCCGTGACGATCGCGGTATTCTATTTGTtttctactatattttatttatttacgtagaGACGACTGACCTGCGGCTCCAGCAGCGTGAGATAAACTTTATTGAGTAGTTTGCTGCACATCTTATTCATAAACATCAGACAGCGACGCACTCCTTGCGTCTTCAACATCTCGTGATGATAATCCCTGTTGAATTTATAAGCTTCGTTACTCGTAGTCGATACCAACTGTATCATTTGAATATATCGCTGAATATAATTCTTATCAGCAATAATGACAACAAAGCaataatgaaacattaaaataatagtggACCAAAGTGTGGTTCTTGAGGTACACCAATTGAATCGGGATTAGTTTGaaggtattaatataaaaaataatttagtggaCTATTCTATTATACCTTtgtatttcaatgtaattaaattttaaacagtaaTATAGATAAGTGATTCGGCCCAATTAGCCGTATCAAGCTTGAGTCGATGAAATATGCACTCAAAAGCGTCAGAAAAATCATTGCTATATACGTCTACTGCAAACTTTAAGTCTAAGTTGATGATATTCTGCCACCGGTAATAACGTAACGTCCGCATGTCGTACCGGTACGCGGACACGGCGGAGCGGCCGAGCAGCCGCAGCCGCGCCACGTCCCCCAGCGGGCCCAACTCGAACACGTCGTGCGGCGCGTCGCGCTCCGCCTCCGACGTGTAGCCGCTCTCGTTGCTGGCGTACGTCTCCGCCCCGCGCGccccgcccgccgccgcgcctgCTCGCAGGGACCACGTCTCAGCCGGACACCAAAAATTTCAGAAGATAAACGAACTTTTGCAATAATTCCTATCAACTTTGCTCAGCTTCTTCGGTACTCACCGCCGTCTGGAACGTCGTTCCCCTCGGTCTCGACGGCGACGTCCGTCTTCGGGTCGACTTTTCCTTCCTCTCCTCTGTCTGAACTCGCATTTTCTGGATTATTCGAGGAGTCCGACGTCTGGCCGTCGACGTCTCTCCTCTCCTCCGTTACCGATCCTCTGCCCTCCGAGTGACCGCTGGTGTCGCTGTTGTTGGAGTCACTCGTGTCGTTGCTGACGTTGAATCGAACGTGACCGGGTAACCTGGTCACCGACGATTTTCTGCGAACGAAACCGGTCATTCAAATATATCGTTCGACTACATTAGCATCGTCGAAATGGACAGTCCGAGCGAGACCCCGGACGCGCCTCACCGGCTGCCGGCGTCGGCGGCGTGCGCCTTGCGGCGCGCCGTGCGCAGCATGCGGCGCACCGACAGCACCTTGAGGCGCATGTGCTGCGCCGTGTTGTACCACAGGCACATGGCGCGCAGGCGGTGCACGAGCGGCGCGGCGCCCAGCGCGGGGTggtcggcggcggcggcggcggccgaCGGGTACAGCGCCAGCGCCGCGTCGTAGGCGTCCAGCAGCGCCGCCACGTCGCGCATGGCCGCGCCCACCGCGCGCGCGCAGCGCCCGCAGTCCACCGACACGCAGCCCGCACGCGCGCCCGCCTCTGCGCACGGTTGCCTCGCTTTACTGAGCTTATCACGGGTTCGACGTGGGTAAAATAAAGAGCGAGTGTAATAAATTTCCAAACAGTGAGCACGAATCGAATACGCAGCCCCggtttttagtttatatatgatattgaataacataatttatggACCCATAGTGTGCACCGTGTCGCGTGCAACTGAACGCGgacattaataatacattaaaaaaaaaaaaaacacataagaATTGTTATTATATCCGGGAGAGTAATTTTCATTATCCTCCATTTTGTTCAATGTTAAGGTACCTTCGCCGTCCTCGTCTCCGGCCGTTCCGTCTGCCTGGTCGGGCAGTTCGTCGTCGGAGCCGTCTATGGCGAGCTTCTGTGATCTATTCCTGCAGGGATCTGGATTCACGAATCTGTAACCATTGTTTTATGACAAAAAAGACCGACTTCTCTTCACAGATCACTTAGCTTGGCTATACAAAGTACAATTTCTAGACTGTTCTATAATTACAAACTACCGACGAAACGATTAACATACTTGTACTCCTGAATTCTCTGCACAATGGAGGGAATAATGTTTCTTTGCGCGCAAAGATACGCGTCTTGCTGGCTGAGCGTCCGACCGGCAAGCTTCGCTTTTAATTCCAACCAGATGAGATCCTTTAGCTCGTTCTGCCAGACCTGCTCCTCCCGACTTATCTGCAACATTACCGATCTTTGTGTcaaaatcaattgaaatatactttGATCAAATGTGCTCTTAGTAGatttacaaagatatattaaatagttttttttttatatataaatcctaATATCAATTGCCAATTTTTGGATACTTCTTCATTTAAgtgataagaaaatatattctaaaattatttaaaaaactgtctTCAGAAAGACTGTAATACTATTTATAGACAGAGAGAAATGACAAACTTACTGTACGCCGACACCCCTTCTCAATATTCCCCATGTTAATGAGCATGCTGAATGTGTTGTGGAAGTTGACCCTGCTGGCTGGCAGCTCTTCATCCGAGCACCTCTCTTGGACCTCATTCTCGTAAGCCGCTCGACACTTGAGACGAGAGGTCAGCGACATGAAGCGGCTGCAGGATTCCACCTGAAATGAACACTATTTTTCTATAAGGGATTatataacataagaattgacGAATGCATATTTTTTCAGCTAACGTTAGTATTTCATATTATagacttttattttacaacaatgttactagttcaaaaataaactacacttaataaattaataaaagtggtAATCATAAGAGTGTCAGTTATTCTTACCAAAGTGGGCACAC encodes:
- the LOC125067392 gene encoding mitogen-activated protein kinase kinase kinase 4 isoform X1 → MDSEEKDWKKKLGFPINYDSGQSSEEDNDSKDVVMRHPRQSSRYLLEENGDGSEADLLGTTPPRARIRDKEKRRNVFDAGLCIQKTLVEGKNYDEMSPSPPERLKKRSSLKLIRSKERDWKDGQRESRADSLPSPSPQAGVPTLCSFQVESCSRFMSLTSRLKCRAAYENEVQERCSDEELPASRVNFHNTFSMLINMGNIEKGCRRTISREEQVWQNELKDLIWLELKAKLAGRTLSQQDAYLCAQRNIIPSIVQRIQEYKFVNPDPCRNRSQKLAIDGSDDELPDQADGTAGDEDGEEAGARAGCVSVDCGRCARAVGAAMRDVAALLDAYDAALALYPSAAAAAADHPALGAAPLVHRLRAMCLWYNTAQHMRLKVLSVRRMLRTARRKAHAADAGSRKSSVTRLPGHVRFNVSNDTSDSNNSDTSGHSEGRGSVTEERRDVDGQTSDSSNNPENASSDRGEEGKVDPKTDVAVETEGNDVPDGGAAAGGARGAETYASNESGYTSEAERDAPHDVFELGPLGDVARLRLLGRSAVSAYRDYHHEMLKTQGVRRCLMFMNKMCSKLLNKVYLTLLEPQADSFGEEDTSEVFEGTKETENKADENDDINNTYEFRRYGCWSKETLSMRLPSYRNHFLLLTSISMEAVHDYLSLRMEGRPEHPSCLTIKQLIHELKEGLDISAEVRASFARNVQAALCGATPAALRQLLHTYDGTVATALQQYLSYLRIMSEKESLSRAQLAGEWAFTQRLAARAPPAAALAPAAFADMACNQLNRVLNRFEEKFAHVMELEKSDPSDLDDQRYLVYTLCRETQCIYAGERDAALQAAHWARALAARLPPPLRARIFNSLMAIRDCLVRHTALILKSSRSASLSSAELPRDIRDSLGARVRELLLQVYKLGFELHTELHKFAQAPFKDQLERRARRLRPSSLQPSRPQTPRLRRKRPETMLIHESINPIHRELHRFANSSSPRPPAPRPSVTESPRKSKFLRSESIGEEVEPSALDESGFDGTGAAAEAAAEAAAEAAAGAGAEACAGRAARAVVQFARCWMSFVVERCERGRGLRPRWASQGLEFLMLACDPYNTKHLSDEEFEELKQQMDGCISHVVGSRAPAASQPAAPLRQRHRIHSPLSSTSSTNSKEGANPPTPPSEVDAPLVLHSLDDAAHRTRIVQAIRQLDQCRDEKLQTSKAVGRVLESTIKSYEPKLRQLTFKWQRGLKIGAGTFGKVYTVVNTQSGQLLAMKELSVAAGDRRALQRAANELRVLEGVLHPHLVRYYGCELHREEMLLFMELCVEGSLETLVATSGALAEPTTRRYSKQLLSAVAELHARAIAHRDIKSGNIFLTNDGHCLKLGDFGCAVKIRANTTAPGELQGFVGTQAYMAPEVFMKSSGHGRAADIWSLGCVVTEMASGKRPFFEYDSNYQIMFVVGMGGRPHIPETLSEEGQQFCLSCLTHDPDLRPRAEALSLHHFLMVKSDEDCNCETAFLIT
- the LOC125067392 gene encoding mitogen-activated protein kinase kinase kinase 4 isoform X3, with the protein product MDSEEKDWKKKLGFPINYDSGQSSEEDNDSKDVVMRHPRQSSRYLLEENGDGSEADLLGTTPPRARIRDKEKRRNVFDAGLCIQKTLVEGKNYDEMSPSPPERLKKRSSLKLIRSKERDWKDGQRESRADSLPSPSPQAGVPTLCSFQVESCSRFMSLTSRLKCRAAYENEVQERCSDEELPASRVNFHNTFSMLINMGNIEKGCRRTISREEQVWQNELKDLIWLELKAKLAGRTLSQQDAYLCAQRNIIPSIVQRIQEYKFVNPDPCRNRSQKLAIDGSDDELPDQADGTAGDEDGEEAGARAGCVSVDCGRCARAVGAAMRDVAALLDAYDAALALYPSAAAAAADHPALGAAPLVHRLRAMCLWYNTAQHMRLKVLSVRRMLRTARRKAHAADAGSRKSSVTRLPGHVRFNVSNDTSDSNNSDTSGHSEGRGSVTEERRDVDGQTSDSSNNPENASSDRGEEGKVDPKTDVAVETEGNDVPDGGAAAGGARGAETYASNESGYTSEAERDAPHDVFELGPLGDVARLRLLGRSAVSAYRDYHHEMLKTQGVRRCLMFMNKMCSKLLNKVYLTLLEPQADSFGEEDTSEVFEGTKETENKADENDDINNTYEFRRYGCWSKETLSMRLPSYRNHFLLLTSISMEAVHDYLSLRMEGRPEHPSCLTIKQLIHELKEGLDISAEVRASFARNVQAALCGATPAALRQLLHTYDGTVATALQQYLSYLRIMSEKESLSRAQLAGEWAFTQRLAARAPPAAALAPAAFADMACNQLNRVLNRFEEKFAHVMELEKSDPSDLDDQRYLVYTLCRETQCIYAGERDAALQAAHWARALAARLPPPLRARIFNSLMAIRDCLVRHTALILKSSRSASLSSAELPRDIRDSLGARVRELLLQVYKLGFELHTELHKFAQAPFKDQLERRARRLRPSSLQPSRPQTPRLRRKRPETMLIHESINPIHRELHRFANSSSPRPPAPRPSVTESPRKSKFLRSESIGEEVEPSALDESGFDGTGAAAEAAAEAAAGAGAEACAGRAARAVVQFARCWMSFVVERCERGRGLRPRWASQGLEFLMLACDPYNTKHLSDEEFEELKQQMDGCISHVVGSRAPAASQPAAPLRQRHRIHSPLSSTSSTNSKEGANPPTPPSEVDAPLVLHSLDDAAHRTRIVQAIRQLDQCRDEKLQTSKAVGRVLESTIKSYEPKLRQLTFKWQRGLKIGAGTFGKVYTVVNTQSGQLLAMKELSVAAGDRRALQRAANELRVLEGVLHPHLVRYYGCELHREEMLLFMELCVEGSLETLVATSGALAEPTTRRYSKQLLSAVAELHARAIAHRDIKSGNIFLTNDGHCLKLGDFGCAVKIRANTTAPGELQGFVGTQAYMAPEVFMKSSGHGRAADIWSLGCVVTEMASGKRPFFEYDSNYQIMFVVGMGGRPHIPETLSEEGQQFCLSCLTHDPDLRPRAEALSLHHFLMVKSDEDCNCETAFLIT
- the LOC125067392 gene encoding mitogen-activated protein kinase kinase kinase 4 isoform X4, translating into MRHPRQSSRYLLEENGDGSEADLLGTTPPRARIRDKEKRRNVFDAGLCIQKTLVEGKNYDEMSPSPPERLKKRSSLKLIRSKERDWKDGQRESRADSLPSPSPQAGVPTLCSFQVESCSRFMSLTSRLKCRAAYENEVQERCSDEELPASRVNFHNTFSMLINMGNIEKGCRRTISREEQVWQNELKDLIWLELKAKLAGRTLSQQDAYLCAQRNIIPSIVQRIQEYKFVNPDPCRNRSQKLAIDGSDDELPDQADGTAGDEDGEEAGARAGCVSVDCGRCARAVGAAMRDVAALLDAYDAALALYPSAAAAAADHPALGAAPLVHRLRAMCLWYNTAQHMRLKVLSVRRMLRTARRKAHAADAGSRKSSVTRLPGHVRFNVSNDTSDSNNSDTSGHSEGRGSVTEERRDVDGQTSDSSNNPENASSDRGEEGKVDPKTDVAVETEGNDVPDGGAAAGGARGAETYASNESGYTSEAERDAPHDVFELGPLGDVARLRLLGRSAVSAYRDYHHEMLKTQGVRRCLMFMNKMCSKLLNKVYLTLLEPQADSFGEEDTSEVFEGTKETENKADENDDINNTYEFRRYGCWSKETLSMRLPSYRNHFLLLTSISMEAVHDYLSLRMEGRPEHPSCLTIKQLIHELKEGLDISAEVRASFARNVQAALCGATPAALRQLLHTYDGTVATALQQYLSYLRIMSEKESLSRAQLAGEWAFTQRLAARAPPAAALAPAAFADMACNQLNRVLNRFEEKFAHVMELEKSDPSDLDDQRYLVYTLCRETQCIYAGERDAALQAAHWARALAARLPPPLRARIFNSLMAIRDCLVRHTALILKSSRSASLSSAELPRDIRDSLGARVRELLLQVYKLGFELHTELHKFAQAPFKDQLERRARRLRPSSLQPSRPQTPRLRRKRPETMLIHESINPIHRELHRFANSSSPRPPAPRPSVTESPRKSKFLRSESIGEEVEPSALDESGFDGTGAAAEAAAEAAAEAAAGAGAEACAGRAARAVVQFARCWMSFVVERCERGRGLRPRWASQGLEFLMLACDPYNTKHLSDEEFEELKQQMDGCISHVVGSRAPAASQPAAPLRQRHRIHSPLSSTSSTNSKEGANPPTPPSEVDAPLVLHSLDDAAHRTRIVQAIRQLDQCRDEKLQTSKAVGRVLESTIKSYEPKLRQLTFKWQRGLKIGAGTFGKVYTVVNTQSGQLLAMKELSVAAGDRRALQRAANELRVLEGVLHPHLVRYYGCELHREEMLLFMELCVEGSLETLVATSGALAEPTTRRYSKQLLSAVAELHARAIAHRDIKSGNIFLTNDGHCLKLGDFGCAVKIRANTTAPGELQGFVGTQAYMAPEVFMKSSGHGRAADIWSLGCVVTEMASGKRPFFEYDSNYQIMFVVGMGGRPHIPETLSEEGQQFCLSCLTHDPDLRPRAEALSLHHFLMVKSDEDCNCETAFLIT
- the LOC125067392 gene encoding mitogen-activated protein kinase kinase kinase 4 isoform X2, which produces MDSEEKDWKKKLGFPINYDSGQSSEEDNDSKDVVMRHPRQSSRYLLEENGDGSEADLLGTTPPRARIRDKEKRRNVFDAGLCIQKTLVEGKNYDEMSPSPPERLKKRSSLKLIRSKERDWKDGQRESRADSLPSPSPQAGVPTLVESCSRFMSLTSRLKCRAAYENEVQERCSDEELPASRVNFHNTFSMLINMGNIEKGCRRTISREEQVWQNELKDLIWLELKAKLAGRTLSQQDAYLCAQRNIIPSIVQRIQEYKFVNPDPCRNRSQKLAIDGSDDELPDQADGTAGDEDGEEAGARAGCVSVDCGRCARAVGAAMRDVAALLDAYDAALALYPSAAAAAADHPALGAAPLVHRLRAMCLWYNTAQHMRLKVLSVRRMLRTARRKAHAADAGSRKSSVTRLPGHVRFNVSNDTSDSNNSDTSGHSEGRGSVTEERRDVDGQTSDSSNNPENASSDRGEEGKVDPKTDVAVETEGNDVPDGGAAAGGARGAETYASNESGYTSEAERDAPHDVFELGPLGDVARLRLLGRSAVSAYRDYHHEMLKTQGVRRCLMFMNKMCSKLLNKVYLTLLEPQADSFGEEDTSEVFEGTKETENKADENDDINNTYEFRRYGCWSKETLSMRLPSYRNHFLLLTSISMEAVHDYLSLRMEGRPEHPSCLTIKQLIHELKEGLDISAEVRASFARNVQAALCGATPAALRQLLHTYDGTVATALQQYLSYLRIMSEKESLSRAQLAGEWAFTQRLAARAPPAAALAPAAFADMACNQLNRVLNRFEEKFAHVMELEKSDPSDLDDQRYLVYTLCRETQCIYAGERDAALQAAHWARALAARLPPPLRARIFNSLMAIRDCLVRHTALILKSSRSASLSSAELPRDIRDSLGARVRELLLQVYKLGFELHTELHKFAQAPFKDQLERRARRLRPSSLQPSRPQTPRLRRKRPETMLIHESINPIHRELHRFANSSSPRPPAPRPSVTESPRKSKFLRSESIGEEVEPSALDESGFDGTGAAAEAAAEAAAEAAAGAGAEACAGRAARAVVQFARCWMSFVVERCERGRGLRPRWASQGLEFLMLACDPYNTKHLSDEEFEELKQQMDGCISHVVGSRAPAASQPAAPLRQRHRIHSPLSSTSSTNSKEGANPPTPPSEVDAPLVLHSLDDAAHRTRIVQAIRQLDQCRDEKLQTSKAVGRVLESTIKSYEPKLRQLTFKWQRGLKIGAGTFGKVYTVVNTQSGQLLAMKELSVAAGDRRALQRAANELRVLEGVLHPHLVRYYGCELHREEMLLFMELCVEGSLETLVATSGALAEPTTRRYSKQLLSAVAELHARAIAHRDIKSGNIFLTNDGHCLKLGDFGCAVKIRANTTAPGELQGFVGTQAYMAPEVFMKSSGHGRAADIWSLGCVVTEMASGKRPFFEYDSNYQIMFVVGMGGRPHIPETLSEEGQQFCLSCLTHDPDLRPRAEALSLHHFLMVKSDEDCNCETAFLIT